Proteins from a single region of Drosophila biarmipes strain raj3 chromosome 3R, RU_DBia_V1.1, whole genome shotgun sequence:
- the LOC108025276 gene encoding rho guanine nucleotide exchange factor 17 isoform X3, giving the protein MSHNRENLRLSLLDLQATLTAPSQTVAAALLPQAPPSQSHMQQLPSSNTSNSNSSSNISACGNTSNNSSSSSGNINSSVSQAVSMATTTVARLSKAGFGAAAGSGGGAGSGYQNDKCDRLKKMTSITCSDSEDDSERRAQFEMSSKWNLGGYEGDTRTYVVQEIYRNEQIYVESLQTVVVKYLKVLKAPEHAGMIDTRTVDEIFFMVPDILEIHEKFLGDLKSRLDDWDVQQKVGDAFMDTFSKLEVLEVYTSFVNNCNRAKNAIRSMKHQRPSFSKFLESTAREHKGKLTLDNLLIKPVQKFPNYELLFQRLIKHTDHDHPDKKHLQDVLKLVHDILVHINCKEREIMENGQREATLRELEGVIEGITDLIAPERQFLLFDLVSMPSGQGARKDRGFFLFNDLLVLTSIKKRSGTIRKPNSSVCPGTVATTLDTNKYKFLTKISLDCLEIVKSKDENIKRIVSEIETLAEDCNKLQQITDITVTLKYPHQYLEDVIRELHRDVQRQLSERQTNDTQLNMLELTVSSPNGNQKLTVVFNKTEKRTQWEETFNEAKQKLAATLERHPIPEFLTSIPIRKTRAGLQFTCAAATLSDNRDVWVCNSDGYVGQVCIMSLHPEPNVTSCNGVCNARILCVASVPAYSSSASSRNSSGEQPAGTGGQEEKDKRNTPQSYTQQLRDYRKSISPSFQSASASATATPEKKKLTPTPTPVSGSGGGGDPADPAATSAGGSDPQLELNLSSSDDETEAAAASLNVAGSTGTGSGGTLAERVPSPAPSYHGHQDSNPEEGESNQSTMWIGTEDGCIHVYNSTDNIRIKKNRIKIEHHSAVYSILYLDNRVFVSLANGDICVYLRDGATSWNTCSSHCLSIGTVTSPVNKLLNVNGRLWCSIQGIIKVLDVETLTVINQIQISSDSKPITNMTVSNNHVWISIQNSAHIKCFHSNTHQLITEVNLAPAVNKMLSNCDEIIRQHKAACLRVTSLLCCKDLIWIGTSAGVLLTIPAQGYEKGAINIVPTGIPHGHTGHVRFLTFVETTGLEGAAPSGGGGRDAGGSTSDEYTKQGSIKHSKSKSETNNTLIISGGDGYEDFRNSGANSLSEIAGREDSTNHLLIWQI; this is encoded by the exons ATGTCGCACAATCGCGAGAATCTGCGACTCAGCCTGTTGGATCTGCAGGCCACCCTGACGGCGCCCTCCCAAACCGTTGCCGCCGCCCTGCTCCCCCAAGCCCCGCCATCGCAGTCGCACATGCAACAGttgcccagcagcaacaccagcaacagcaacagcagcagcaacatctccgcctgcggcaacaccagcaacaacagcagcagcagcagcggcaacatcaacagcagcGTCTCGCAGGCGGTCTCGATGGCCACCACAACGGTGGCGCGGCTGAGCAAGGCGGGATTCGGGGCGGCTGCCGGTTCAGGGGGCGGGGCCGGGAGTGGCTACCAGAACGACAAGTGCGACAGGCTAAAGAAAATGACTTCGATCACCTGCTCCGACTCGGAGGACGACTCCGAGCGGCGGGCGCAGTTCGAGATGAGTAGTAAATGGAATCTGGGCGGCTATGAAGGC GACACACGCACCTATGTGGTGCAAGAGATCTACAGGAACGAGCAAATCTACGTGGAGTCCCTGCAGACCGTCGTCGTGAAGTATCTGAAGGTGCTCAAGGCCCCTGAGCACGCCGGCATGATAGACACCCGCACTGTGGATGAGATCTTCTTCATGGTACCCGACATCCTCGAGATTCACGAGAAGTTCCTGGGCGACCTGAAGAGCCGACTGGATGACTGGGATGTTCAGCAGAAAGTGGGCGATGCGTTCATGGATACG TTTTCGAAGCTGGAGGTCCTGGAGGTGTACACATCCTTTGTGAACAACTGCAATCGGGCCAAAAACGCCATTCGCTCCATGAAGCACCAGCGACCCTCGTTCTCCAAGTTCCTCGAGTCCACAGCTCGGGAGCACAAGGGCAAGCTCACCCTGGACAATCTGCTCATCAAGCCTGTGCAAAAGTTTCCCAA CTATGAACTGCTGTTCCAGCGATTGATCAAGCACACCGATCACGATCATCCGGACAAGAAGCACTTGCAGGACGTGCTCAAGCTGGTCCACGACATACTGGTCCACATCAACTGCAAGGAGCGCGAGATCATGGAGAATGGACAGAGGGAGGCCACGCTGCGCGAACTGGAGGGCGTCATCGAGGGCATCACCGATCTTATAGCCCCCGAGCGGCAGTTCCTGCTCTTCGACCTGGTCTCCATGCCTTCGGGTCAGGGGGCGCGTAAGGATCGCGGCTTCTTCCTGTTCAACGATCTGCTTGTCCTCACCAGCATCAAGAAACGAAGCGGCACCATCCGCAAGCCCAACAGCAGCGTCTGCCCGGGCACCGTGGCCACCACCCTGGACACCAACAAGTACAAGTTCCTCACCAAGATCTCGCTGGACTGCTTGGAAATTGTCAAAT CCAAGGACGAAAATATCAAGCGCATTGTCAGCGAAATCGAGACTTTGGCCGAAGATTGCAATAAACTGCAGCAGATCACCGACATAACCGTCACCCTTAAGTACCCGCATCAGTATCTGGAGGATGTGATCCGCGAGCTCCATCGCGATGTCCAGCGACAGCTCTCCGAGCGCCAGACTAACGACACCCAGCTGAATATGCTCGAGCTGACAGTCAGTTCTCC AAATGGCAACCAAAAGCTGACagtggtcttcaacaagacggAGAAGCGCACCCAATGGGAGGAGACCTTCAACGAGGCCAAGCAGAAGCTGG CTGCCACCCTGGAGCGACATCCCATTCCCGAGTTCCTCACCTCCATACCCATCCGCAAGACCCGCGCCGGCCTCCAGTTCACCTGTGCGGCCGCCACGCTGAGTGACAACCGGGATGTCTGGGTGTGCAACAGCGACGGCTATGTGGGCCAGGTGTGCATCATGTCGCTGCATCCAGAGCCGAATGTCACCAGCTGCAATGGCGTCTGCAATGCCCGCATCCTGTGCGTGGCCTCCGTGCCGGCCTACAGCTCGTCGGCCTCGAGTAGGAATAGTAGTGGTGAACAGCCGGCGGGAACCGGTGGCCAAGAGGAGAAGGACAAGCGGAACACTCCCCAGAGTTACACACAGCAGTTGAGGGATTATCGCAAGAGCATCTCGCCCAGCTTCCAGAGTGCCTCCGCATCGGCAACGGCGACGCCCGAGAAGAAGAAGCtgacgcccacgcccacgccggTGTCAggcagtggtggtggtggtgaccCTGCTGATCCTGCGGCGACCTCCGCCGGCGGCAGTGATCCTCAGCTGGAACTGAATCTGAGCTCCAGCGACGATGAAACGGAGGCTGCAGCCGCCTCCTTAAACGTCGCCGGAAGCACTGGTACGGGATCTGGAGGAACTCTGGCGGAACGGGTTCCCAGTCCTGCGCCCTCGTATCACGGGCACCAGGATTCCAATCCCGAGGAAGGCGAGAGCAATCAATCAACCATGTGGATTGGCACTGAGGACGGCTGCATCCACGTCTACAATAGCACTGACAATATTCGCATTAAGAAAAACCGCATCAAGATCGAGCACCATTCGGCCGTCTATTCCATTTT GTACCTGGACAATCGTGTGTTTGTATCATTAGCAAATGGTGATATCTGTGTTTACCTGAGAGATGGTG CCACCTCCTGGAATACTTGCTCATCGCATTGCCTGTCCATAGGCACGGTCACCAGTCCGGTGAATAAGCTCCTGAACGTCAACGGACGACTTTGGTGTTCCATTCAGGGCATTATCAAAGTGTTGGATGTGGAGACCTTGACG GTCATCAATCAAATACAGATTTCATCGGACTCGAAGCCGATCACCAACATGACAGTCTCAAACAATCATGTGTGGATATCCATACAGAACTCAGCACACATCAAGTGTTTCCATTCCAATAC CCACCAACTGATCACCGAAGTGAATCTCGCCCCCGCCGTCAACAAGATGCTCTCGAACTGCGATGAGATTATCCGGCAGCACAAGGCCGCCTGTCTGCGGGTCACCTCGTTGCTGTGCTGCAAGGATCTCATCTGGATTGGCACCAGTGCGGGTGTTTTGCTCACCATCCCGGCGCAGGGCTACGAGAAGGGTGCCATCAACATTGTGCCAACAGGCATTCCACATGGTCACACGGGCCATGTGAGGTTCCTCACCTTTGTGGAAACCACGGGACTGGAGGGAGCGGCTCCCAGTGGAGGCGGAGGTCGGGATGCAGGCGGCTCCACCAGCGATGAGTACACCAAACAGGG GTCCATTAAGCACTCCAAGTCCAAGTCGGAGACGAACAACACCCTGATCATTTCCGGCGGCGATGGCTACGAGGACTTCCGCAACTCCGGCGCCAACTCGCTGAGCGAGATTGCCGGCCGCGAGGACAGCACCAACCATCTATTGATATGGCAAATTTGA